GATCGACGAGCAAGATCTGCAGCGTTTTGACAGGTGTGAGCAGCGACGCAATTGAGCCGAGGTCGTCTGGAAGCTCGCCGCGCACACACGTGTCTCTGAGCGCCAAATATGTGGAGTCTGATTCAGACATGTAATTTACAGATTTTAAAAATATTTCGCGAACCAACCAACTTAGGCAACTCAAGCACAGATCAGTCGGGGGGAAGTAATCGAATAAATTAAGACGGAGTATTGGATTATCCGACTAAGAACTGGCCGGAACAAGACTAGAGGCGCTGCAGACAAAGAAAAGGGAATGGGCGAGAGTATGTTGGAGAGATATGAGACTAACGGGGACGACTACTAAAACAGGAAACCACCCAGAACACGGTTAGTGCATTGAACAAAAAGTTGCCAAGTTGTGCATCAGCTCTACAATGGTTTTGGGCTACATCACAAAATTTGCAGTACGCCTTGCCAAAGGCTCGTGATACGTGCTTGAAGGAGAGCAGagtgctcgaaaaaaaagttctTATTTGGAGATCGCACAGATGAATGCGGAACGGAAATATTTCCTCACCAGCCTAGGAgcgtttttttttaattcGACGCTGGGTGCGGGACGGGTTTGGCAGGGACGCAAAATGCCCAGCGGCAAACCGGCATTGGGGAGCGGAGGATGCTGCGCAGACTGGTTCGGCGAGGCGAGAATAAGACGCTCGGAGTCGTTGGCATTGTGCGACCGTGGTGCACTTTTCAGATCGTGCGTCTCGCGTACATTTATTCGCAGTTACTGGGAGGAGAAGACCGCGCAGAGTTCGGATACAGGCCAAGCCTCGGCTAGCCCACAAGTACTCGCGCAAATCTGCCGCCGTTACTGGGATGTGAAAATCATGCTATCGGCCATTGCACGGTAATGCCTATTTACTTTTTTGGGAAGTGTCCCTGGGCGAAAGGGGGGAGGGGGGCTGTGCCGTCGCCGGTCATCATGTAATCCTGGCCAGAGGGATGATTGTGGTGCAAGGTGGGTGATGGAAGGGTGGATCTTCTGGAGTAGGGAGACTGTATGTGGGTGAAGCCAACCGGGGGCGGAGGTGCAAGATTTGTCGGATAGGGCATTATTCGTCCGTCGGAATGCGAATGTCCCATGGGAGGCGCAAAAACGCCAGGATATGGAGGATACTGTATCTGTGTCTGGGAGGCGGCTGGCGTGTGGCCCATTTCTTGTGGATACACTCTGTGAAGCTGAGGAATCGGCATCACAGGAGTGGCGTTGAGTTGTAGCAACTGGTTGTGCAATTGGTTGGAGTACTCCTTGAGCATATCGCAATTGGCCGCCAGCGCATTGTTCTGGTACTGCAACTCCTCGATGTACTCAGTAGCTTTTTTAAGCACCTGCGCTTTGGAGTCTGTCTGCGGTTTAACGAGCGGGATGATGTTGCGTAGTTTCTGGAATCCATCGATGATCTTGCTACGACGTCGCTGCTCGGATTTGATGTGAAGGTGTTTTCGTAACTCTTGAGAGATGGATTCTTGCCGAAGAGAGGAACCCTGCTCGGGTTCTGTAGGTTTGGTATTCTCCGTCTCTTCAGATCCGTTTATTAAAGAGGGGAGTTCCATTGATCAGCGTGGGCTAAGGTACCATGGATTACGCTACTCTTGGACAAGAATTAAACATCCGCCTTGGTGGAAAATTTAAACTTTATATATCCACACATGGTGAAATCGCTGTAGCGAAGAAAACAGTTTCCTAGTATCAATGACCGGGTCGACTGCAGTATGCATGAGCACCAACGCGAACAATATCCAATCGCAGATCCCTCGATGCCTGGAAAAACGAAAATGTTCGGCATGAAAGAGAGTACCGGAACATGCGGCTGTATAATGATGTTCACAGCACAAGCTGGATTTCAGAGCCATAATTTCGCATGCATTGTATTTAACGATTCCGGCGGCCTGTGCATGCGTTGCACCCAAGACATCGCACTTTCGAGAAGCGCAAAGAGACAATAACTGCGTAATATTATGTATCTTTTGTGCATGTAACAATAATGCAGGCTGCGCTGCAGCTCTTGTTAGTGCTattcaaaaaattttaaaACAAACTAGAAACCTCGGATTTCTAACAACTCAAAGTTTTCTATCTCAGCTTCCAGACGCATCATGTCTGCAGCGTTCCTTGTTAAGCATTCACCAGAGAACTTTGTTAGCGCGTCATTAGTTGTCAATACCCCGTACAAAGACATTCTTGGAGCACGACTTGTGCCGCATCATTTATTGTCCGATCGCCAGAACCCCTGGTGGTCCTGTAGAATTTCAGCCTCGAGCTCTGCCACGGGGCCGACCACCCGAATCGGCTTTTGCCCCGCCTTAATCACTTCTCGGCAACTAAGCGACATGGTCATGTTCTCCTCTGCGGCACCCGTTACCTCCAGCAAGCGAGTCTCTGCTACGCCGTATACGATCTGTCCAATATTGGCCCAATACGCGGATCCTGCGCACATACAACACGGCTCAAAAGTCGTGTATAGAGTGCAGTTCCACAGAAACTCCGGCCCGAATTTACGATACGCCTCTCTACACAGCGTCGACTCCGCGTGGTTCAAGGTGTCGACGTTGCCTTGCTCCAAAAGCACCTCCTTGTGCGGGCCTACCAGGATGCACCCAAACGGATGCCGACCTTCCGCTTTGGCCCTCTGAGCAACAGCAATGCAAAGGCGCAGATTCGCGACAACCTCGTCTCTGCCGGGTTCTGTTCGAGTGAGcatgctgaaaaatcaaatttcAGTTTTTCTGGTGCATGGGTGCAGgatttttattttcactTTACGCGTCCGTCCAATGTCGCGATACAACGTCCTATGGCGCAAGCAGACGCAGCGGAAGAACAAGACGTGGGACGGCGACGGCGTACTGGCCGTGGTCAACGACGAGGGCATTGTGCGCGACGACTCGGGCAATTTTCTTGCGAGAGTCAAGAACTGCTCAAAAGTGATCCACAACGGGGTGTTTAGAGGCGGCAGCTACGAGTTCGAGctggacggcgacgagCCCATTGACGAGCCGTCCGCTCCGGTACCGGCAACCCGCGCAGTCTCGGCCCCGCTTCGGAAGGCACCGCCAATGCGCAGCGTCGGCCTGCTTAAACGGCCCAAGTTAGCTACCAAAAGCGTCTCGGAGCTTGTGTCGACGCCGGCACGAACATCCACGCCGCCTCGTCGAAACACACACTCCTTGCACGACGCGATGGCGCCAGACGCTCTGGTGTTGCCGCGCCCGCCCAACGCGGACAGCAGCGCCGTCAGAGACGTCGTGGTGGACCCCGTGCTCGCTGAAAATTTACGGCCGCACCAGAAAGAAGGTGTTAAATTCATGTACGAGTGTGTGATGGGATTTCGCGACTACGATGGGCACggcgtgctgctggcagACAGCATGGGGCTGGGGAAGACGTTGCAGACGATCGCGCTCGTGTGGACGCTGCTGAAACAGAGCCCTGTAGCAGGAGACGCTCCCGTGGCACGCAAAGTGTTGATCTGCTGTCCCGTGACTCTTGTGATGAATTGGAAAAAGGAGTTTCGCAAGTGGCTCGGCCCGAACCGTGTGAGCATCCTGGCGCTGAACGGCTCCTCGAATAACGACAAGCAGAATATCCAGGGTTTCGCAAATACCAACGTCTACCACGTGATGATTATCGGGTACGAAAAAATGCTCACGGTGGCAGACGACGTGGGGTGCATCAAGTTCGACTTAGTGGTGTGCGACGAGGGCCACCGGCTCAAGAGCGGGAGCAACAAGGTACTCAAGGTATTGGAGTCGCTCGATATTAAGCACCGGGTGCTTCTTTCGGGCACACCGATCCAGAATGATCTGACAGAGTTCTACAACGTGGCGAACTTTGTGAACCCCGGCGTGCTGGGCGACTTCAAGAGCTTCCAGCGCAGCTACATGCGGCCCATCCTGCGTGCTCGCGAGGCGAACTGCACAAACGCGGCGGTGTTGGAGCAGGGCGAGGCTGCCTCGCGCGAGCTCATCGAGCTGACCAAAAAATTCACGCTGCGGCGAACGATTGAGGAGATCACCAAGTTCCTGCCGCGTCGCTCCGATTACGTGTTGTTTGCACCACCTACAAAGCTCCAGATCAGGCTGTTCGAATCGCTACAGAAAACCGCACAGTTTAGTAAGATTCTCAGCGCGGCGCCGGCCAACGACTCACTGCAGCTCATCACGACGTTCCGCAAGATTTGCAACTCGCCAGCGCTCTTGACCGAGGACGCCATGTTTGCCGGGTTGTGTGGCGTCGACGACTTGCGTGGAGAGCTCGGCAGCAAAGTACGCAGCGCAAAAATCATTCTGCTGGTGAAGCTCCTCAAAGGCATTTATAAACTCAAGCAGGAGAAAGTTGTTGTTGTGTCAAACTTCACCCAGACACTGGatgtgctggagaaactgatGAACGTGTTGGAGCTGCCGTTCACGCGGCTCGATGGAGCAACACCAGCCAATCTGCGCGACAAAATTGTCTCTGACTTCAACAAGGCCTCCTGGGACATGAGTTTTGTGTTTCTTCTCAGTGCCAAGTCCGGTGGCATGGGCTTGAATCTCGTTGGAGCATCCAGATTGATCTTATTCGATAACGACTGGAACCCGGCTGTGGATCTGCAGGCCATGGCCAGAGTCCACCGTGACGGCCAGACAAGACCGGTGCACGTGTACCGGCTACTGACGGCCGGCTGcatcgacgagaaaatctTCCAACGCCAGTTGATCAAGACAAGTCTTAGCGACAAGTTCCTGGACGACTCCACCGACTCGAACGAGAACTTCTTCGACACAACAGACCTCAAAGACCTGTTTAGCGTGTCGCAAGTAAACTCGAACACGCACATGTTGCTGGACTGCCAATGTCCAGGAGACGGCAGAGAGCTCGAATACGCAGAGCCTGCAAAAATTAAGCGGGAGCTCAGCTTTATATCTGCTCTTAATTATCAGGACCCAAATATAGATGGGGAGAAGagaaagcagcagatcaaacGGTGTCTGATGGACTACCGCCATTACGACCCGGCCACCGGCGCACGCACGGGCGACCCGGTCATCGATAGCATCATAGACTCCCAGGAGCCCGAAAAACCGGCAATCTCGTACATATTCATGAAAAATTAATTGCTTCGCTATTTACCCAGCTTGCCTAGACGTGCCTCTGCAGCACGAGCGCGCTGTTCGCGCAGCACGCGCATTCTCTGTTCGGGCGTTAGCGAGTTAAGGTTCTGCTGCTCAGTGATCCCGAGCGGCCTTCCACGGCCAAATTGCCTGCTATGCTCCTCCTCTGCTTcctgcttggccttctCAAGCTGCTCGTCTATAAGCCTTTTGGACTCTTCGTCACtctgtcttttttcttcactAAGAATTCTTTCCACTTCCTCCTTCGTCATTGGCTCCTTCACTCTCGCCGCTTCCCAGTCGCAGTAGTCCTCTCCCAAAATATTTCTAGCCACCTGGAAAGAGTATCTAGCATGCTGCGAAGCAAGTTCGTAAGCTGTGCGGCCGTGGCGGTTCTTGATTGCTGGGTCGGCTTTCAGGTTCACCAGTAGGACCTGACACATGTGGCTGAGCTTGCTGGCAGCCGCGAAATGCAACATGGTCGGTGTGTTGGCGTATTCTGTCTCTGGTTGCAATTCCATGTTCACGtcaattttatttttttcacaaacGAAATTAGAGCCGGAGCTTTTGACCGCTTGAGCAGACTGACCAGCTCCCTGGAAACCTCTATTTCCGGTGACTCCTGTTTGGCCGTCGTCGACTGCTTCTGGATCCGGCTTCGGGCGAGAGCTTCCTGCTGACGCTGTTCGCGCTCCACCTCGTCTTTCCGTGCCTTAGGCAGGTCCAGTATCTTCAAATAGCAGAGTTCAATCCAGGCTCGTTTAAGCTCAGATGATGTTGGTCTCTTCGTGGTGAAAGGGAAATGTCTGACTCGCGGATCGTCATTTTGAATCGGAGAGTTTGGATACCCAACGATGATTTTGTGCGACGCCGATCCGCTCGCCTTGATGAATATATACTCGCATCcatccagctccttcttCCACTCGGCCAACAAATTACGAACATCCTGCTGCAATGCCTGTTCGTTGTATCTTCTCAGCGTTGAACCGGCACTTTTGGCCTTTCCCTTAGCATTGTCACTAGCGTTCTGTGCTCCTCCTTGTTTCCGTCTCGTTGTGTATCTATGGAACGTCTTGTGGTGTAAAACCCGCACGCTTTGCATTCTCAGTTCCTCTGCCGACCCACTGTTTCCTTTGGTGTTGATTCTTTCGTGAGAGATAATGGCTCCTGCGAAATGGCCTCCTCCCAGCATGAATAGGGCGCTCTTGCCGGAGCCCAATGTTGCAAGTTTTTTTAGGTTCTCTAATGGCTCTTCGTTCTGTGCATTCAGCACTGTCTTATAGGCACCAAAACAAAGTCCGGCATCGAGCAACGAGCTCTGAAATAGGACAAACGGCGACTGTGTGTTGAGGTAGCTGACAGAagactcctcgtcctcagagTCACTTTCCGACCCAGATATACTCAGCTGGTCCATCATGTCCTCAAATTGGGCCTCGCTCACTGTAGTGAGCCCGGCGGACGATCTCTTGCGGTTGAatcgctcaaaatcgtcttcTTCGTCCCTGGGCTTGGGCCTCGAAATATAGCCAATATTCGATGCCAGTTCCTGTTCCTTGGGCTTCGCCTCCAGCGTGTGCGAGTCAAAGTACATGAGCTCCAAAGAGCTGAGCACGGACTTGCTCAGATTGAATATATACAAGTCTGAGATGTCAAAAGAATGTGTCAtagaaaattaaattaaaaGGATTTTAAATAATCATTTAATTATAAATTCTTATGTTCAATTCTTATATTTAATTCTTATCTATGAGACTCGGGATAATTTTCTCTTTGATTTCATCAGTGGTCTCgctgccatttttggatgGCTGGCCACAATTGAGCTTACCTAGTGCACTGCATAGCTCTATTGCAAAAACGGACGCCTTGGGGCTTTACCCTCTGCACAAGAGACTGGTGAGAATAGAAAGTCTCAGTttccaagaacaagatgCTTCTGAATACATTGCTGAGTATCTCGAGAGTTTGGGACTGACGGTCGAAACAATAAGCTCCCAAGGACGAAACAACATCTACGCTTATCTGGGAAGTACAAGAGATACTAAAGTGCTGCTCACCTCCCACATAGACACTGTGCCCCCATACATTGAATACTACGACGATGGAGACAAAATATATGGCCGTGGCTCGTGCGATGCGAAGGGCTCGGTGGCTGCTCAAATCACCGCATTCACGGAACTTTACGAACAGAATAAAGTGCAGGAGGGCGACATTGCACTGCTTTTCGTTGTTGGAGAGGAAACGGGGGGCGATGGCATGTTGACGGTGGACAAGGAAATAGACGCTAATTGGGATATGGTTGTCTTTGGTGAGCCAACAGAAAACAAGCTTGCAGTTGGCCATAAAGGTGTCTACTATTTCAAAATCCAAGTTTACGGGCTCTCTTCGCACTCTGGATATCCAGAGCTAGGGAAAGATGCAaacaacgagctcatcaaaataATGTACGAGATCTCCACTGCCGAGTGGCCTTCGGACGAGCTTTTGGGTCCTACGACCGTAAACATCGGACTGATCAACgcaggaacagcagcaaacGTGGTTTCTCCAATTGCCGAGTGCGAAGTCCTTATGAGAGTGAGCGTGAAATCTGACGAGATTCAGAAGATCGTCGAC
This portion of the Ogataea parapolymorpha DL-1 chromosome IV, whole genome shotgun sequence genome encodes:
- a CDS encoding DEAD-like helicases superfamily, whose translation is MSRYNVLWRKQTQRKNKTWDGDGVLAVVNDEGIVRDDSGNFLARVKNCSKVIHNGVFRGGSYEFELDGDEPIDEPSAPVPATRAVSAPLRKAPPMRSVGLLKRPKLATKSVSELVSTPARTSTPPRRNTHSLHDAMAPDALVLPRPPNADSSAVRDVVVDPVLAENLRPHQKEGVKFMYECVMGFRDYDGHGVLLADSMGLGKTLQTIALVWTLLKQSPVAGDAPVARKVLICCPVTLVMNWKKEFRKWLGPNRVSILALNGSSNNDKQNIQGFANTNVYHVMIIGYEKMLTVADDVGCIKFDLVVCDEGHRLKSGSNKVLKVLESLDIKHRVLLSGTPIQNDLTEFYNVANFVNPGVLGDFKSFQRSYMRPILRAREANCTNAAVLEQGEAASRELIELTKKFTLRRTIEEITKFLPRRSDYVLFAPPTKLQIRLFESLQKTAQFSKILSAAPANDSLQLITTFRKICNSPALLTEDAMFAGLCGVDDLRGELGSKVRSAKIILLVKLLKGIYKLKQEKVVVVSNFTQTLDVLEKLMNVLELPFTRLDGATPANLRDKIVSDFNKASWDMSFVFLLSAKSGGMGLNLVGASRLILFDNDWNPAVDLQAMARVHRDGQTRPVHVYRLLTAGCIDEKIFQRQLIKTSLSDKFLDDSTDSNENFFDTTDLKDLFSVSQVNSNTHMLLDCQCPGDGRELEYAEPAKIKRELSFISALNYQDPNIDGEKRKQQIKRCLMDYRHYDPATGARTGDPVIDSIIDSQEPEKPAISYIFMKN
- a CDS encoding zinc finger-containing protein; its protein translation is MYFDSHTLEAKPKEQELASNIGYISRPKPRDEEDDFERFNRKRSSAGLTTVSEAQFEDMMDQLSISGSESDSEDEESSVSYLNTQSPFVLFQSSLLDAGLCFGAYKTVLNAQNEEPLENLKKLATLGSGKSALFMLGGGHFAGAIISHERINTKGNSGSAEELRMQSVRVLHHKTFHRYTTRRKQGGAQNASDNAKGKAKSAGSTLRRYNEQALQQDVRNLLAEWKKELDGCEYIFIKASGSASHKIIVGYPNSPIQNDDPRPDPEAVDDGQTGVTGNRGFQGAGQSAQAVKSSGSNFVCEKNKIDVNMELQPETEYANTPTMLHFAAASKLSHMCQVLLVNLKADPAIKNRHGRTAYELASQHARYSFQVARNILGEDYCDWEAARVKEPMTKEEVERILSEEKRQSDEESKRLIDEQLEKAKQEAEEEHSRQFGRGRPLGITEQQNLNSLTPEQRMRVLREQRARAAEARLGKLGK
- a CDS encoding Peptidase M20 domain-containing protein codes for the protein MRLGIIFSLISSVVSLPFLDGWPQLSLPSALHSSIAKTDALGLYPLHKRLVRIESLSFQEQDASEYIAEYLESLGLTVETISSQGRNNIYAYLGSTRDTKVLLTSHIDTVPPYIEYYDDGDKIYGRGSCDAKGSVAAQITAFTELYEQNKVQEGDIALLFVVGEETGGDGMLTVDKEIDANWDMVVFGEPTENKLAVGHKGVYYFKIQVYGLSSHSGYPELGKDANNELIKIMYEISTAEWPSDELLGPTTVNIGLINAGTAANVVSPIAECEVLMRVSVKSDEIQKIVDDILEKYQDVEVTVIQKADPTYLDYDVPGFDTMLAAYFTDVPNLTQRGFKRYLYGPGSILVAHGDNEYVTHESLEDAVEGYKKLVAYGLK